Proteins from one Telopea speciosissima isolate NSW1024214 ecotype Mountain lineage chromosome 1, Tspe_v1, whole genome shotgun sequence genomic window:
- the LOC122648119 gene encoding FT-interacting protein 7, producing the protein MADSCSRKLIVEVCNARNLMPKDGQGTASAYVIVDFDGQRRRTKTKFRDLNPQWDEKLEFLVNDPDSMASEILELNIYNDKKTVRRSNFLGKVKISGGGFVKLGSETLVYYPLEKRSVFSQIKGEMGLKVYYVDEDLPAALDTASPPEQKSEAPAEAEAAPPAEKEEEKKEEKKDEQKKEEEKPAAATEEKPPENAKPAETPAAAPPQPEAVESPPIAHSDNPKQQKEKTVARKQQNSGVNDLEIRSFSKDRSRSAYDLVDRMPFLYVRVLKAKRTNAEADSSIYAKLVIGTHGIHTKSVTDKDWDQVFAFDKEGLNSTALEVSVWVEKKDAEANTSTDSSLGTVSFDLQEVPNRVPPDSPLAPQWYTLEGPPENFTGTDVMLAVWIGTQEDEAFQEAWQSDSGGLIPETRAKVYLSPKLWYLRLTVIQTQDLQLASAPEPKARGPELYVKAQLGAQVFKTGRSSISSISSSSSANPTWNEDLIFIAAEPFEPFLVITVEDVSSAQSVGHAKVHVPSIDRRNDDQTELRSRWFNLVGDESRPYTGRIHVRVCLEGGYHVLDEAAHVTSDVRAAAKQLSKPPIGLLEVGIRGATNLLPVKTKDGTRGTTDAYVVAKYGPKWVRTRTILDRFNPRWNEQYTWDVYDPCTVLTIGVFDNGRYKHEEAGKSGRDVRMGKLRIRLSNLDTNRPYLNSYSLVVLQPGGAKKMGEIELAVRFSCSSWVSLLQAYTSPMLPRMHYVRPLGPGRQDILRHTAMRIVTARLARSEPPMGQEVVQYMLDSDIHVWSMRRSKANWFRVVGCMTRAAALARWLDGIKTWVHPSTTILVHVLLVAIVLCPHLILPTVFMYAFFIVILRFRGRHRTPSSMDPRLSHVDAVGLDELDEEFDGFPTTRSADQIRTRYERLRALAGRAQSLLGDVAAQGERVDALLNWRDPRATGIFVVFCLLASLVFYVVPFKAFVLGSGFYYLRHPRFRDDMPSVPVNFFRRLPSLSDQIL; encoded by the coding sequence ATGGCAGATAGTTGCAGTCGGAAGCTCATTGTTGAGGTCTGTAACGCGAGAAATCTAATGCCCAAGGACGGGCAAGGAACCGCCAGTGCTTATGTGATCGTCGATTTCGATGGCCAGAGGCGTCGGACGAAGACGAAGTTCAGAGATCTGAATCCACAGTGGGATGAGAAGCTCGAGTTTCTAGTTAATGATCCGGACTCCATGGCCTCTGAAATCCTTGAGCTCAACATCTACAACGACAAGAAGACAGTGAGGCGAAGTAATTTCCTCGGTAAAGTCAAGATCTCAGGTGGTGGTTTTGTGAAATTGGGATCTGAAACGCTAGTTTATTATCCTCTGGAGAAAAGAAGCGTCTTTTCGCAGATCAAAGGAGAGATGGGCTTGAAGGTCTATTATGTCGACGAAGATCTCCCTGCAGCTCTCGACACGGCCTCACCACCGGAACAGAAATCGGAAGCTCCAGCCGAGGCTGAAGCCGCACCACCggcagagaaagaagaggaaaagaaggaggagaagaaagatgaacagaaaaaggaggaggaaaaacCAGCGGCGGCGACAGAAGAAAAACCACCGGAGAATGCAAAACCTGCGGAAACTCCAGCAGCGGCGCCGCCTCAGCCTGAAGCCGTGGAGAGTCCTCCGATCGCTCACAGCGATAACCCGAAGCAGCAGAAGGAGAAAACGGTAGCAAGGAAGCAGCAGAATTCCGGCGTAAACGACCTGGAGATCCGTTCATTCAGCAAAGATCGCAGCCGTAGCGCGTATGATCTCGTCGATCGTATGCCATTTCTCTACGTACGCGTACTCAAGGCCAAACGCACAAATGCTGAGGCTGATTCCTCCATATACGCCAAACTTGTGATCGGCACTCATGGTATCCATACGAAGAGCGTGACTGATAAAGACTGGGATCAAGTCTTCGCCTTCGACAAGGAAGGCCTCAACTCTACAGCTTTGGAGGTATCAGTATGGGTAGAGAAGAAAGACGCAGAAGCCAATACCTCTACGGATTCGTCTCTAGGTACGGTTTCTTTTGATCTACAAGAAGTACCGAACAGAGTACCACCAGACAGTCCTCTGGCTCCACAATGGTATACCCTCGAAGGTCCGCCGGAGAACTTTACCGGAACTGACGTTATGTTGGCGGTTTGGATCGGCACTCAGGAAGATGAAGCTTTTCAGGAAGCGTGGCAATCGGATTCCGGTGGGCTGATTCCAGAAACCCGAGCCAAGGTGTACCTCTCCCCGAAGCTGTGGTACCTGAGGCTAACGGTCATCCaaacccaagatttgcagctaGCTTCGGCTCCCGAGCCTAAGGCTCGTGGCCCCGAACTTTACGTGAAGGCTCAGCTTGGCGCTCAAGTTTTCAAGACGGGTAGGAGCTCTATTAGCTCTATCAGCTCATCCAGCTCGGCTAACCCAACTTGGAACGAAGATCTTATTTTCATCGCAGCAGAGCCATTTGAACCGTTTTTGGTGATAACCGTGGAAGATGTATCGAGTGCACAGTCGGTGGGCCATGCCAAGGTACATGTGCCTAGTATCGATCGGCGGAACGATGATCAAACAGAGTTACGTTCCCGATGGTTTAATCTAGTGGGCGATGAGAGTAGACCGTACACCGGGCGTATACACGTTCGAGTCTGTTTAGAAGGTGGTTATCACGTGCTAGACGAAGCGGCGCATGTTACAAGCGATGTCCGAGCCGCAGCGAAACAACTATCCAAGCCACCGATTGGTTTACTAGAGGTGGGTATACGTGGGGCCACCAATTTACTGCCTGTGAAAACGAAGGACGGGACGCGCGGGACCACCGATGCTTATGTGGTTGCAAAGTATGGGCCCAAGTGGGTCCGTACCCGTACGATCCTTGATAGGTTCAATCCACGGTGGAATGAGCAGTACACATGGGATGTATACGATCCATGCACTGTTCTCACTATTGGAGTGTTCGACAACGGACGGTACAAGCATGAAGAAGCAGGGAAGTCTGGGAGGGATGTTCGTATGGGAAAACTGCGAATTAGGTTATCAAACCTTGATACCAATCGTCCGTACCTGAATTCATATTCGCTAGTGGTTTTGCAACCTGGTGGGGCCAAGAAGATGGGAGAGATCGAACTAGCCGTGCGTTTCTCGTGTTCATCATGGGTGAGCCTGCTGCAGGCATACACTAGTCCGATGCTCCCGCGGATGCATTACGTACGGCCTCTGGGTCCCGGCCGACAAGACATCTTACGGCACACAGCGATGAGGATAGTGACGGCACGGCTCGCACGGTCTGAACCACCGATGGGTCAAGAAGTGGTCCAGTACATGTTAGACTCGGATATCCATGTGTGGAGCATGAGGCGGAGTAAGGCCAATTGGTTCCGGGTCGTCGGATGCATGACCCGAGCCGCAGCCCTTGCGCGATGGTTGGATGGGATCAAGACTTGGgtccacccatctacgaccatACTAGTCCACGTGCTTCTCGTGGCAATCGTGTTATGCCCTCACCTTATACTTCCTACTGTATTCATGTATGCCTTCTTTATCGTGATCTTGCGGTTTCGGGGCCGACACAGAACCCCATCTAGTATGGATCCGAGACTATCTCATGTGGATGCAGTGGGTCTTGATGAGCTTGATGAGGAATTTGATGGATTCCCAACCACTCGATCAGCCGATCAGATACGCACAAGATATGAGCGGTTACGAGCATTAGCAGGGCGGGCTCAGTCGTTGCTAGGGGACGTAGCGGCACAAGGCGAGCGTGTGGATGCGTTGCTCAATTGGAGGGACCCACGTGCGACAGGGATATTTGTGGTATTTTGCCTCTTAGCATCTTTGGTATTTTACGTGGTACCTTTCAAGGCGTTCGTGTTGGGTTCGGGGTTTTACTACTTGCGCCACCCAAGGTTTCGCGACGACATGCCATCCGTACCTGTCAATTTTTTCCGGCGtctcccatctctctctgaTCAAATCCTCTAA